DNA sequence from the Actinacidiphila yeochonensis CN732 genome:
GCCGGGGCCGAGGAGGGTCCCGGCGGGGCCGCGGCGGCGGACGGGCCGGCCGGGTGGGTGCAGGTCCGGGTCCGGGCCGAGCGGCTGGACTGGCTCCCCGGCGTCCTGGCCGGCCTGGACCGCCCCTTCGTCGTCGAACGCCCGGCGGAGCTGCGTGCTCTCGTACGGGCGCTGGCCCGCCGGCTCGACGGGTACGCCGCAGAGCCGGAGCCGCCGTCGGACGGGGAGCCGCCACCGGGCCGGGCACCGGCCTGACGCCCGGTCCGGTGCCGCTCCCGCCGCCGCGGGGGCCGCCTCAGCGGCCGCCGGGCAGTGCCCCGGAGGCGACGCGCGGCGACGGCCGGCGCGCCCGCATCGGCACACCCCGGAAGGTCTGCACCAGGATCGTCAGGGCGCCCGCCGTGACGCACTGGTCGGCCAGGTTGAAGATGCCCGAGTGGCCGACCTGGATGAAGTCCAGCACCGCGCCCCGGCCGAAGCCCGGTGTGCGGAAGAGCCGGTCGGTGAGGTTGCCGCCCGCGCCGGCGAAGACCAGGCCCAGGCCCACCGCCCATCCCGTCGAGCGGACCGAGCCGGCGGTGCGCGCCACGAACGCCAGCACCCCGAGCGCCAGCAGGGTGAAGACCAGCGTGGCGTGCGGCGCGAACGACCCGGCCGCCCCGGAGTTGCGGAAGGCCGTGAACGTCACCGCGCCGCCCAGCGCGTGCGAGGGCTGGTGGCCCTCCACCGCCACCGCGGCCACGGCCTTCGTCACCTGGTCGACCGCCAGCCCGGCCGCCGCCGTCAGCCACAGCAGCCGCTGCCGGGTGCCGCCCTCCGCGGCATCCGGGTCCGCGAGGTCCCCTCCGGCCGGGTCTCCCCGCCGCGCCCGCCCCGGGCCGCCGGCGGCATCCGCCGCGCCGCCGGCCTCCACGTCCTGTGCCATCGCCCGCCTCCCGTGCGCGCCCACCCCGGTCGGTGCCTGCCCGCGCACCGGAGAACCGTTTCGGCGCCCGAGGAGTTCCCGACCCTGCCCCGAGCGGGCGACCACGCTCCGCCGAGCGGGCGACCGTGCTCCGACCGGCGCGTTCTGTTCGGCGCCGCCCGGGGGCGCGCGAAGGGGTCGCCCACGCCCCCCTGTGCAACCGGTCCAACCTGCTTGCGGCCAGGCGCCGATGGTAGAGTTACTTAACCTAAGTTAACTAACTACGCGGGTGGGGTGTAGCGCCGCATGGCGACCGAAGAAGACGCGACGACACGAATACAGCGAAAAGCCCCGCGCATCACCACGGACCACCCGAAGTACAAGTGGGTGGCGCTCTCCAACACCACGCTGGGCATGCTGATCGCGACGATCAACTCGTCGATCGTCCTGATCTCGCTCCCGGCCATCTTCACCGGCATCAACCTCAACCCGCTGGAGCCGGGCAACGTCAGCTACCTGCTGTGGATGCTGATGGGCTACATGCTCATCACCGCGGTGCTGGTGGTCACCCTCGGCCGGCTCGGCGACATCCTCGGCCGGGTGAAGATCTACAACGCCGGCTTCGTGATCTTCACGATCACCTCCGTCATCCTGTCCGTCGACCCGATGCACGGCGGCGGCGGCGCGCTGTGGCTGATCGGCTGGCGCGTCATCCAGGCGGTCGGCGGCTCCATGCTGATGGCCAACTCCGCCGCGATCATCACCGACGCCTTCCCGGCCAAGCAGCGCGGTATGGCGCTGGGCGTGAACATGGTCGCCGCCATCGCCGGCTCGTTCATCGGGCTGGTCCTCGGCGGCCTGCTCGCCGAGTGGAACTGGCGCTCCATCTTCTGGGTGAACGTGCCGATCGGCCTGATCGGAACCGTCTGGGCCTACCGCTCCCTGCACGACACCGGTGTCCGCCGCCCGGCGAAGATGGACTGGTGGGGCAACATCACCTTCGCCGTCGGCCTGATCGCCCTGCTCGCCGGCATCACCTACGGCATCCAGCCCTACGGCGGCCACACCATGGGCTGGACCAACCCGTGGGTGCTCGCCGGCCTGATCGGCGGCGTCGCCATCCTGGGCGTCTTCTGCCTGGTGGAGTCCAAGGTCGCCGAGCCGATGTTCCCGCTGAAGCTGTTCCGCAACGCGGCCTTCGCCGGCGGCAACCTCGCGACCCTGCTCGGCTCCGTCGCCCGCGGCGGCCTCCAGTTCATGCTGATCATCTGGCTCCAGGGCATCTGGCTTCCGCTGCACGGCTACAACTACGCGGACACCCCGCTGTGGGCGGGCATCTACCTGCTGCCGCTGACCGTCGGCTTCCTGGCCGCCGGCCCGATCTCCGGTGCCCTGTCGGACCGCTACGGCGCCCGGATGTTCGCCTGCGCCGGCTTCGTGGTGATGGCCGGCTCCTTCGCCGGGCTGCTCCTGCTCCCGACGGACTTCAACTACTGGGCCTTCGCGCTGGTGGTCTTCCTCAACGGTGTGGGCGGCGGCCTGTTCGCCGCGCCGAACACGTCGATCATCATGGCCAGTGTGCCCGCCGAGTCCCGAGGAGCCGCCTCCGGCATGCGGGCGACCTTCCAGAACGCGGGCATGGTGCTGTCCATCGGCGTCTTCTTCTCGCTGATGGTGGCCGGCCTGGCCCGCAGCCTGCCGCACACCCTCAGCACCGGGCTGGCCGCCCAGGGCGTGCCCGCGGCCAACGCCCACGCGGTGGCGAACACGCCCCCGGTGGGCACCCTGTTCGCCGCGTTCCTCGGCTACAACCCGATCCAGCAGCTGCTGGGCCCGGACCTGCTGCACAAGCTGCCGAAGGCCAACGCGGACAAGCTCACCGGCCGGGAGTTCTTCCCGCACCTGATCTCGGGGCCGTTCCACGACGGGCTGGTCGTGGTGTTCTCGCTGGCGATCGTGATGTCCTTGGTCGCGGCGGCCGCGTCCCTCATCCGCGCCCGCAGGACCCGCGCCGAGCAGGTCTGACCGCAACAAGCACCAGGAGGCGCCCCCGCCATGACCGACTCCGACGGGCGCGGGGGCGCCTCGCCGGCCGCGATCGCGCTGATCGTCGCCCGGCTCTACCGACAGCTCGCCCAGGCGTCCGCCGACGACCGCAACCTGACCTACGCGCAGCTGTCGGCGCTGGCCAGGATCGGACAGGCCGGCCCGCTGCGGGCCGGTGAGCTGGCCGCCCGCGAACAGGTGGCGGCGCCCTCGCTCACCCGCACCATCCGGCCGCTGTACGAGGCCGGGCTGATCGGCAAGGAGCCGGACCCCTCCGACGGCCGCTCCGCGATGCTGCGGATCACCACCGAGGGCCGGGCCTTCCTGGAGCGGATCCGCCGCGAGCGGGCCGAACTCCTCGCCCGCCGGATGGCCCGCCTCTCGGCGGACCAGCGCGAGGCCCTCGACGCGGCGCTGCCCGTGCTCGAACTCCTCCTCACGGAGTAGCCGGACCGCTCCGCCCCCCGCTACGAACTCTCCTGCGGGCTCTGCCGCGAGCCCGGCTGAGGGCCCGGTCGCGAGCGCGTCCCGGGCTCCAGCGGGGGAGCGGAGAACCCGCAGTTCGCCGCGCACTGCGGCCGCGCCGCCGGCTCCTTCGGCGGCGCGCCCAGCGCCCCGAAGGCACCAGCAGCAGGGCCAGCGCCGCGCTGGCCGCGCACAGCCCCGCGCACACCGCCATGGCCCGCCCGAAGGCGGTGTTGACCGCGTGCGGCGAGGTGTAGGCGTGGCTGGACAGGCCCACCACCAGCGGCAGCGCGGCCACCACCAGCAACTGGGCCACCCGGGCCGCCGCGTTGTTCACCCCGCTGGCCACTCCGGCGTGGTCCACGGCCACCGACGCCAGAACCGTCGCCGTCAGCGGTGCCACGAACATGCTCATGCCCAGCCCCTGCACCACCACCGCCGGCAGCACGTCCACCCAGTACGACGTGGTCGAGGGCGACACGCGGGTCAGCAGCAGCATCCCCGCCCCCGCCAGCACCGGCCCGACCGTCAGCGGCCAGCGCGGCCCGATCCGCTGCGCCAGCGCCCCGGCCGGCGCCGACAGCAGCAGCATCAGCACCGTCACCGGCAGCGTGGCCAGACCCGCGTGCAGCGCGTCGTACCCGGCGGCCGTCTGGAGCTGCACCGGCAGCAGGAAGAACACCCCGCCGATCGCCGCGTACAGGCACAGCGTCACCAGGTTCATCGCCGAGAAGAGCCGGGAGGAGAAGACGGACAGCGGCAGCATCGGGTGCGCCGAGGTCCGCTCGGTGCGCAGGAACGCCACCGCACACGCCACACCGGCCAGTGCCGGCAGCCCCACCGTCAGCAGCGACGCGTGCCCGGAGGCCGAGATCAGCGCGTACGTCACCCCCGCCAGGGCCAGCGCCGCCAGCGCCGCGCCCCGTACGTCGAAGGAGCCCGACGCGTTCCGGTCCCGGCTCTCCGGCACGTGCCGCACCGCGATCAGCGCCACCACCACGGCCAGCGGCACGTTGACGTAGAAGATCCACCGCCAGCCCGGTCCGTCCACCAGCCAGCCGCCCAGGAACGGGCCGATCGCCCCCGCCACGCCGCCCAGCCCGGACCACGCGCCGACCGCGCGGCCCCGGTCCTCCTCGCGGTACGTCGACTGCACCAGCGCCAGCGAACCCGGCGTCAGCAGCGCGCCGCCCACCCCCTGGAGGGCCCGGGCGGCGATCAGCGTCCGGCTGTCCTGAGCCACCCCGCACAGGGCCGAGGCCGCCGCGAACCACACCACGCCGATGGTGAACACCCGCCGCCGCCCGTAGCGGTCGCCCAGGCCGCCGCCGAGCAGGATCAGCCCGGCCAGCGTCAGCAGATAGCCGTTGAGCACCCACTGGAGGTCCGCCAGCGAGGCGCCCAGGTCCCTGCCCAGCCGGGGCAGCGCGATGTTGACGATGGTGCCGTCCAGCAGCGCCATGCCCGAGCCGAGGACGGCGCAGGCCAGCACCCACCGGCCGGTGCGCGAGGCCAGCGGCACGCCACCCGCGGCCGGCAGCCCAGCCTTCGCCATCGCCTCGCCGCCTCTCGCCGTGCCGATCCGGCTCCCGATCCCCGCCGCCTGGGCGTCCGGTGCGCGAGGCCGCCCGGACGCCACCCTAGGGCGTGCCGGCCCCGAGGCCCGGACCCCGCGCCGCCCCGCCGCGCGGGCGCGTCGCGGGCCGCCGGCGGCGCTCACGGGCGGGCCGGCGGGCGCGGTTCGGGCGGCGGGCGGCACGGTGCCCGCCGAGCCGGAGAGCCCGGGCCCGGACCGGGGTACGAGAATGGGGCGGGCCGGCCGCACGGCGACGACGCCGCGGCACCCGGGAAACCCACCCGGCGGATACCTGACGAACACCCGACGAACAGTGGAAGAGCGAAGGAGACGCGGATGCCGCACGAGCGCGCAGGAACACCGGCCCGGCCCCAGGACCTGGTGGACGTACCGCGCCTGGTCACCGCCTACTACGCGCTGCACCCGGACCCCGACGAGCCCGCCCAGCGGGTGGCCTTCGGCACCTCCGGCCACCGCGGCTCGTCCCTGGCCACCGCGTTCAACGAGGACCACATCGCGGCCACCAGCCAGGCCATCTGCGAGTACCGCGCCCAGCAGGGCACCGACGGGCCGCTCTACCTCGGCGCCGACACCCACGCCCTGTCAGAGCCGGCCCGGGTCACCGCCCTGGAGGTCTTCGCCGCCAACGGCGTCACCGTGCTCGTCGACGCGAACGACGGCTGGACGCCCACCCCGGCGGTCTCCCACGCCATCCTCGCCCACAACCGGGGCCGCACCTCGGGCCTGGCCGACGGCGTCGTCGTCACCCCCTCCCACAACCCGCCCACCGACGGCGGCTTCAAGTACAACCCGCCCAACGGCGGCCCGGCCGCCTCCGACGCCACCGGCTGGATCCAGGACCGGGCCAACGCCCTGATCGCCGGCGGCCTGAAGGGCGTCCGCCGCATCCCCTACGCCCGCGCGCTGGCCGCCGACACCACCGGCCGCCACGACTTCCTCGCCGGCTACACCGACGACCTGCCGGCCGTGCTCGACCTGGACGCCGTCCGCGAGGCGGGGGTGCGCATCGGCGCCGACCCGCTCGGCGGCGCGTCCGTCCAGTACTGGGGCCGGATCGCCGAGCGGCACGGCCTCGACCTCACCGTCGTCAACCCGGAGGCGGACCCGACCTGGCGGTTCATGACGCTGGACTGGGACGGCAGGATCCGCATGGACTGCTCCTCGCCGTACGCCATGGCCTCCCTGATCGCCCGCAAGGACGACTACACCGTGGCCACCGGCAACGACGCCGACGCCGACCGGCACGGCATCGTCACCCCCGACGGCGGCCTGATGAACCCCAACCACTACCTGGCCGTCGCCATCTCCTACCTGTACCGGCACCGGGAGCAGTGGGGACCGCAACTGGCCGTCGGCAAGACCCTGGTGTCCTC
Encoded proteins:
- a CDS encoding signal peptidase II, whose amino-acid sequence is MAQDVEAGGAADAAGGPGRARRGDPAGGDLADPDAAEGGTRQRLLWLTAAAGLAVDQVTKAVAAVAVEGHQPSHALGGAVTFTAFRNSGAAGSFAPHATLVFTLLALGVLAFVARTAGSVRSTGWAVGLGLVFAGAGGNLTDRLFRTPGFGRGAVLDFIQVGHSGIFNLADQCVTAGALTILVQTFRGVPMRARRPSPRVASGALPGGR
- a CDS encoding MFS transporter; the encoded protein is MATEEDATTRIQRKAPRITTDHPKYKWVALSNTTLGMLIATINSSIVLISLPAIFTGINLNPLEPGNVSYLLWMLMGYMLITAVLVVTLGRLGDILGRVKIYNAGFVIFTITSVILSVDPMHGGGGALWLIGWRVIQAVGGSMLMANSAAIITDAFPAKQRGMALGVNMVAAIAGSFIGLVLGGLLAEWNWRSIFWVNVPIGLIGTVWAYRSLHDTGVRRPAKMDWWGNITFAVGLIALLAGITYGIQPYGGHTMGWTNPWVLAGLIGGVAILGVFCLVESKVAEPMFPLKLFRNAAFAGGNLATLLGSVARGGLQFMLIIWLQGIWLPLHGYNYADTPLWAGIYLLPLTVGFLAAGPISGALSDRYGARMFACAGFVVMAGSFAGLLLLPTDFNYWAFALVVFLNGVGGGLFAAPNTSIIMASVPAESRGAASGMRATFQNAGMVLSIGVFFSLMVAGLARSLPHTLSTGLAAQGVPAANAHAVANTPPVGTLFAAFLGYNPIQQLLGPDLLHKLPKANADKLTGREFFPHLISGPFHDGLVVVFSLAIVMSLVAAAASLIRARRTRAEQV
- a CDS encoding MarR family winged helix-turn-helix transcriptional regulator, with the translated sequence MTDSDGRGGASPAAIALIVARLYRQLAQASADDRNLTYAQLSALARIGQAGPLRAGELAAREQVAAPSLTRTIRPLYEAGLIGKEPDPSDGRSAMLRITTEGRAFLERIRRERAELLARRMARLSADQREALDAALPVLELLLTE
- the pgm gene encoding phosphoglucomutase (alpha-D-glucose-1,6-bisphosphate-dependent), with amino-acid sequence MPHERAGTPARPQDLVDVPRLVTAYYALHPDPDEPAQRVAFGTSGHRGSSLATAFNEDHIAATSQAICEYRAQQGTDGPLYLGADTHALSEPARVTALEVFAANGVTVLVDANDGWTPTPAVSHAILAHNRGRTSGLADGVVVTPSHNPPTDGGFKYNPPNGGPAASDATGWIQDRANALIAGGLKGVRRIPYARALAADTTGRHDFLAGYTDDLPAVLDLDAVREAGVRIGADPLGGASVQYWGRIAERHGLDLTVVNPEADPTWRFMTLDWDGRIRMDCSSPYAMASLIARKDDYTVATGNDADADRHGIVTPDGGLMNPNHYLAVAISYLYRHREQWGPQLAVGKTLVSSSMIDKVVADLGRPLTEVPVGFKWFVDGLIGGTLAFGGEESAGASFLRRDGGVWTTDKDGILLALLAAEITAVTGRTPSQHYADLTDRFGAPAYARVDAPADREQKAVLAKLSPSQVPASELAGEPVTAVLTEAPGNGAAIGGIKVCTENAWFAARPSGTEDVYKVYAESFLGEEHLGRVQEEARSIVSAALKA